From Fibrobacter sp. UWT2, the proteins below share one genomic window:
- a CDS encoding Hsp20/alpha crystallin family protein — protein sequence MTQFIPSTFYGIQNFLDNLNACNAQNECSYTPKADYYEVDNGFMLEVELPGVKKEDLDIQVEKNIITVKATRNRKESKFTYERSFRLADDIDTENIKVSLENGVLSFALSKKQTAAARKLTID from the coding sequence ATGACACAGTTTATTCCGAGCACTTTCTACGGTATCCAGAACTTCCTTGACAACTTGAACGCCTGCAACGCCCAGAACGAATGCAGCTACACGCCCAAGGCCGACTACTATGAAGTCGACAACGGCTTTATGCTCGAAGTCGAGCTCCCGGGCGTCAAGAAGGAAGACTTGGACATCCAGGTCGAAAAGAACATCATCACCGTCAAGGCAACGCGTAACCGCAAGGAAAGCAAGTTCACTTACGAGCGCAGCTTCCGCCTGGCCGACGATATCGACACCGAAAACATCAAGGTCTCCCTCGAAAACGGCGTCTTGTCGTTCGCCTTGTCAAAAAAG